The window gtagattcaaatttgtgaaaatcataaccctgggggtaggtttgggccacaatgggaggtcgatgttttagataggaataaacagagtaaatctttaaaaatcttcttctcagaaactaatcagccaggaaagctgaaacgtgtgtgaaagcatcctcaggtagtgtagattcatggttgtgaaaatcatgatccccaggggtagggtggggccacaattgggggggggggggtcaaaatttaacaaaggaatatatagggtaaatctttaaaaatcttctcagaaactaatcagccagatgtttctttataattgttaagactttggccccaggacaattctttggcctcccgagaaggttcatagtttgatgtacgtttatatctaatatataaactattgttaaggatcattttgagaactgcaatactcaacatatgataagactataaaatcatcttgttagaaaagggactaatgattataaacataagaatatccaggggaaaatggattttatttatacaggatctacatgtattattgtacattgtccagatagtttgtattatgactccattaagctgattttatcatacctattgttcctcaggtgagcgatgtggcccatgggcctcttgttatttaaTAACCAGTCGTGAATATAATTGATATCGTTGTGAAAAATTAAAGGTACTGTTCTGCTGTCTAGCTTATATGATTgaagaattttcaaattcaaattattattgaatgcaaatttaatttaatttaatttaatgcaaaattattattgaaaattgagTTTTGAAAGATTGATTTGAAAAAGTTCATGTGTTattgtttattcaaaaatatatctttgtaGAACTTGAACATGTTGAAAGAAATTAGAAAgtaaatattgatataattgCCTTAAACTGTTTTTAGACATGCTCAAGCAATCCAATCAACCATACTTGACTGaatgaacatttatatatatatataactatcaattctatttagaaaaatgAGGAGAATTCAATACAGAGTTTGGTTAATCTATTGACTTCATCTAAATCAGAGTTGAAATTGGACATTGAAGTTGAAAACATCTATGGTAAATagagtgacataattattccaAAGAACATGATTTTCCtttgcttatttaaaaaaaatatatatatataagaagcactaacaaaccaacaacactcgttatctatagtgtcggatcaaaagatacacagttataagatgagatataaaaaagcactaaaaataaccaacgacacgaacaatgaagtaaaatattgtcaaattttcgggacgacccgtcccttcttcaggacaacaagttgaaaactacatatgaaagaagaaaaacatctacaaaactagcactaaactaaaaactaaataatatataaaaactaaaatatgtataaacacCGGATCTCGGGCTGATATACAGCAACCTCGGGCTAATATaggatgcgatataaaaattgacatgtaatAATCTATATCTATCAAGTTTGAACATTTGATTTTGCCTGTTTATAGGTAAACCTttttatatagtatatatataactCGGTCTTTAATTGTCCATTCCATGCTATGATAAATTAACATGAAAGGTGACTAACAATAAGGGACATACATCAGTCTAAATTTCACATTGctgttttaaaaactgattaAGTTCAGTGTTTAACTAATGCTTATATTATCCAGTGCATTTTTTGCTATATTTAGGGTATTCAAAGTATTGCCTTGAAGACCACACAAAAAAGATTGGAATGTATGTTGCACCAAAGAAGGCAATTAACCACAGTTTGAAGGCTCTAGAACATCACAGATTGATTGTCATAACTGGAGAGGCAGGAAGTGGTAAAACTCGCTTTGGACTTGAGTTGATGTCCCAGATGCAGAGAAAACACCAGAACCTCATAGCGTTAATTCTAACAGAATGCAGTCAGTGGAACAAATTAGATTTTAAGAAAGAATACATTCTCTTTATTGATGATTTATTGGGGAAATCAAATGCTAATGAATTAGCTTTTCAGGGCTGGAGCATGGCTTTTGATTcaatgcataaaatattattaaataatcaTGTGATTATCATATTTGCTCTAAGAAATTGTATTTGGCATTTAATGAAAGACAGATTAGCTGACTACACATTGTTCAGATTGCTAAATTCATCCAATCCCCCAGTAGATCTCTCAGGAGAATTTGTAATGACATCTCGAGAAAAGTTAAGGATGTTAAACAGCTACCGTAGCTATAATAATGTTAATATGTGTtcagcttttcataaaaaaaatatatcacttGAATGTTCAAGAATTGGCCCTTTGTGTATATGTCAGGAAACCCTCAAAATTATTGCAGACATGAATACTGTACATGGGTTTCCATTTCTATGTGAAAAGTTTTTCTCTGATCAGGAATCTTTAAAACAGGGATcaagtttttttcatatttcagcacGTATTTACATGAAAGGACAAATGGATGAGTTATTGTGTAAAGAAAAGTACCTGCATTATGCAGTGTTGGTTTTCTTGTGTCTGAAAGATGGTTTgcttaaaaaagaagaaatttcaaaattcaaaaaagaaataGTACATGTTGCTGGACAAATTGGAGACATTAACCCCAAAAAGATCATTTATGCAACAGTGCTTAGTTGTTTAAATGACATGGTAGATATTTTCATAAGTTTATCTGATAAGGGCTATAGATTAAGACATATGGTTATTGAAGAAGCTGTTCTAATGTCTTTTGGAGAGAATTTTTCTGaggaatttttaaaacttgtccATAAAACAGTCCTGTTTACTTATGTTAGATCAAATGGTTATATTTGTGGTGATCAAGAAGTTGTTGTCCAGTTAGAGGATAACATGACAGAAAGTTTGGCTAAAAAACTGATTGATGTATATTGGTCAAACAAAGAGGAAGCATATTCTGATGTGTATAAGCATCCATCATTTGAAGACAAAAAACTGGTTGATTGTTTTCTGGACATTTTAGAGGGAGAGGAAagttttaaggtatttgtaaagtCATTTTTAGCTGGCGCCTGCAAGGAAAGGAAAGACATTTTAGCTAGTGAGGTGATTAGAAGATTTGTTAGCTCTGATGAATTTGATAGTgatattttagatttaattcTTAACAATGACCTTATTGATAGTTTCCGGCAATACATGAATGTATTAGGGTTtgggaaattatttttaaaattgaagcatGAAAGCTCTggtgttcaatttttaaataaaatttttggatATGGAGCTCGAAAATGCTTAATGGACATACTTAATAATCTTGATGCAGACAATGATTTAGAAACAGATTgtgacaagaaaaaaaagactTGGAAGCTAGCAGAAATTTGTAATGCCCCCTTTTCTTTGTTTGGAATACGTGAAGATTATGCTGATAGACGTTTATTAAGAGCATGTTGGGATCACCTTTTTCAATCATGGATGTGTGATATACGGCCTCATCATGACCCGTCTTCTGGTAATGATTGGACAAATGTACTGACAAAGTTAGCAGAGCTCTGTCCGAGTATAGAGATCAGAAATGACTTTTACCTGCATATTATACAGTTTTCTATCAttcatgataattttgattCTGCTTATGGATATCTTGAAAAGATTCAAAACATTTCAGAAAAGCAAGTGTGCAtattaatagaatttttttggtacaaaaaaattgatcttAGTCTACCGGTAATTCATTTGTTgtgcagaaaaattaaaaatgttcattttgaatGTAATTCTCAAGCATTAACAGATGCGATTTTAAGATGCATTCGTAGAACTGGCATGGAGGATATGTTCCTTACTTTTCTAAATGAAATTCCCTGCAACTTTTATTATCACATTCGTGGAAGAACAATTCTCCATGTTTGTGAAGAGAGGAACTTCTCTGATTCTACTTTACTAAGACTTCTTCAGAGACCAGAGGGAATGTTTATGTTTACCTCGGTAGATGAAGAAGGGAGAACTCCCGTTCAGTGTAGGGGTGCCTACAAAAAAATTCGAAGAAAAGTGGCCAGTCAAGGTGCATCGTCGCAAACCGCGGTTTTGAGCCCACAAGTTTTTCTCGGTTACCCACGGAAGATGAAGGAGAGAATCGGTGTGAATCACACGAGGGTCACCGACGTTGGTCAAGGTGCAGCAGACCATTGTTGTATACGTGATATAGATTGGAGGGATGATACTCTGGTTGTAAATTCATCATTTAAAGATCTTCATGTTCATGATGTAGCTTGGAGGGACGATACTCTAGTATTAAATACATCACTTAAAGATCGTCGTGTCAAAGATGTAAAGTGGTGGCGTTATTATCTAAGGAACAGGGGCAACAGGAGGCGGTTGCCGTTGCGCCGATATCGATTACCTTACCTGGTACTCTCTGCATTCCAGTCTCAAAACTTGAGGGATTAATATGTATTAATCACCCtctatatacaagtttttaaagCATTCTTTCGGCAAGAAAAATATGTTAATCGTTCCATCGATATATGGTTACTGTACATTCTGTAATTATCACaaaatcataattttctgttaCTATACTATCTGTAAAACTAATTTCGAAAACTTACATTTTACAATGACACAAAAAAGGGTTAAAACTCTATAATCCAGAAATTCACCGAGATGCTACAGTTGTTTTTAACCTTTCTAATTTTTGTCAGCACGGGATTCACGGATATCcatttttggactttttgaATGATAAGTCGAATCAAAATTGATTCTTATAACATATGCATATAAACTTCTTCTCTAACGTTTCTTCAAAACTAGTGGCAgtaatataacattttgtaaagaaaaattggACACATCATAGAAACCATAGAATAACTTCAAGTCAAATTCGggatttaacccccccccccccccaatatttattaaattcgCCAATATGAAATAACTTCCGACGTCCCTGTTTCTCATGTAACATGTTTACCACGTGACTGTATGGAGTAcattaaaggccgaacattctTACAGGttggtaaatctcaggtgagggcggggcttaaGGGCCGTACATTTTTGATGTAGAATGTAGTAtaatacatttaataaaatgGATCATTACAATATGAATATAATAATTGAATATCTGCTGTACTATAGTATTATATTTGCATTTGTGAGTTTAACCTGAAGAAATTGATTTGTATATTAtgcattatttattatatgatattattaatgattatagTTATTAATGATTTCTAGATAAATCATATGTtattggattattttttttcactttacaCTCGGGTATATtatgtattatatgaaacatcTGTTCATAAATAGTATGTACCTGTATATTACTATTTATTaaaagatttgatttttcatttttattgttctCTATATTCATACATGTGCAGACATTTGAATGTTTATCAACATTATTTGATTATTAGTGACTTGACATTATCAAGATTATTTTGCATTATGTACTAGTTATATATCTTTGCATATTTTGCTCTCACCTTAAAAGCAGACTCAAGTGAAATTATACCACATTTAGGTGATTATCTATGCCAATGTTAATCAAATTTGGCACACATTACCCACAGTTGAAGGAATTTAAAATCGCTGAAGGAGCAAGGTAGCTTCCTTGGAAGGTATTAACAAAATGACAAGGTGTCCCTATTATGATAGCAAGTGTCTTAACCATTAGAAAGTCTGAAccaatattacttattaggtttgatACTGACtctttacagaaatttgtggggtcggtaaagtccatagaaggctcggctccctttacagaaatttgtggggtcggtaaagtccatagaaggcgaggcggagccgagccttttatggactttaccgaccccacaaatttctgtaaagaGTCAGTAttaaacctaataagtgttttgttttgtcgaggacctaaagttttatatgtaaacaaacaaaatatcatctaacaattgaattcatttagtAGACATAGCTCAACAATGTTTAAcagaaaaacacattttaattaaaataacaattaaatttatCTAATGAACGTTAAAATCTCAACAGTGATGAAcagtttttaacatttttgttttgaagaaaaacagccacatttatttttgattaattGTAAGTTGATGGATGGTAACAGAGCAATTGCTGAACA is drawn from Crassostrea angulata isolate pt1a10 chromosome 5, ASM2561291v2, whole genome shotgun sequence and contains these coding sequences:
- the LOC128182973 gene encoding uncharacterized protein LOC128182973 isoform X1 encodes the protein MAGEHEANFLKIILLLMKYGSKVLQHRIEFELRDREWQKVTQFLEKRRHDILHLTFDKQKRCCIKDCKIPNSRKCSIHYNLLKLMYEDVKKSCSTKFIDCCSCNLVPKTDLDINDWDITLTSCLLLEVIGFKDAGQKQAIQNLRNLRNSKELLHRGNAEMQDDEFEKMWIRLSNDIKEVAEKCEPYFYSSICEDVDRLKDNPLEQGESYKAQECWKELKKNEENSIQSLVNLLTSSKSELKLDIEVENIYGYSKYCLEDHTKKIGMYVAPKKAINHSLKALEHHRLIVITGEAGSGKTRFGLELMSQMQRKHQNLIALILTECSQWNKLDFKKEYILFIDDLLGKSNANELAFQGWSMAFDSMHKILLNNHVIIIFALRNCIWHLMKDRLADYTLFRLLNSSNPPVDLSGEFVMTSREKLRMLNSYRSYNNVNMCSAFHKKNISLECSRIGPLCICQETLKIIADMNTVHGFPFLCEKFFSDQESLKQGSSFFHISARIYMKGQMDELLCKEKYLHYAVLVFLCLKDGLLKKEEISKFKKEIVHVAGQIGDINPKKIIYATVLSCLNDMVDIFISLSDKGYRLRHMVIEEAVLMSFGENFSEEFLKLVHKTVLFTYVRSNGYICGDQEVVVQLEDNMTESLAKKLIDVYWSNKEEAYSDVYKHPSFEDKKLVDCFLDILEGEESFKVFVKSFLAGACKERKDILASEVIRRFVSSDEFDSDILDLILNNDLIDSFRQYMNVLGFGKLFLKLKHESSGVQFLNKIFGYGARKCLMDILNNLDADNDLETDCDKKKKTWKLAEICNAPFSLFGIREDYADRRLLRACWDHLFQSWMCDIRPHHDPSSGNDWTNVLTKLAELCPSIEIRNDFYLHIIQFSIIHDNFDSAYGYLEKIQNISEKQVCILIEFFWYKKIDLSLPVIHLLCRKIKNVHFECNSQALTDAILRCIRRTGMEDMFLTFLNEIPCNFYYHIRGRTILHVCEERNFSDSTLLRLLQRPEGMFMFTSVDEEGRTPVQCRGAYKKIRRKVASQGASSQTAVLSPQVFLGYPRKMKERIGVNHTRVTDVGQGAADHCCIRDIDWRDDTLVVNSSFKDLHVHDVAWRDDTLVLNTSLKDRRVKDVKWWRYYLRNRGNRRRLPLRRYRLPYLVLSAFQSQNLRD
- the LOC128182973 gene encoding uncharacterized protein LOC128182973 isoform X2, with product MYVAPKKAINHSLKALEHHRLIVITGEAGSGKTRFGLELMSQMQRKHQNLIALILTECSQWNKLDFKKEYILFIDDLLGKSNANELAFQGWSMAFDSMHKILLNNHVIIIFALRNCIWHLMKDRLADYTLFRLLNSSNPPVDLSGEFVMTSREKLRMLNSYRSYNNVNMCSAFHKKNISLECSRIGPLCICQETLKIIADMNTVHGFPFLCEKFFSDQESLKQGSSFFHISARIYMKGQMDELLCKEKYLHYAVLVFLCLKDGLLKKEEISKFKKEIVHVAGQIGDINPKKIIYATVLSCLNDMVDIFISLSDKGYRLRHMVIEEAVLMSFGENFSEEFLKLVHKTVLFTYVRSNGYICGDQEVVVQLEDNMTESLAKKLIDVYWSNKEEAYSDVYKHPSFEDKKLVDCFLDILEGEESFKVFVKSFLAGACKERKDILASEVIRRFVSSDEFDSDILDLILNNDLIDSFRQYMNVLGFGKLFLKLKHESSGVQFLNKIFGYGARKCLMDILNNLDADNDLETDCDKKKKTWKLAEICNAPFSLFGIREDYADRRLLRACWDHLFQSWMCDIRPHHDPSSGNDWTNVLTKLAELCPSIEIRNDFYLHIIQFSIIHDNFDSAYGYLEKIQNISEKQVCILIEFFWYKKIDLSLPVIHLLCRKIKNVHFECNSQALTDAILRCIRRTGMEDMFLTFLNEIPCNFYYHIRGRTILHVCEERNFSDSTLLRLLQRPEGMFMFTSVDEEGRTPVQCRGAYKKIRRKVASQGASSQTAVLSPQVFLGYPRKMKERIGVNHTRVTDVGQGAADHCCIRDIDWRDDTLVVNSSFKDLHVHDVAWRDDTLVLNTSLKDRRVKDVKWWRYYLRNRGNRRRLPLRRYRLPYLVLSAFQSQNLRD